One segment of Haliotis asinina isolate JCU_RB_2024 chromosome 12, JCU_Hal_asi_v2, whole genome shotgun sequence DNA contains the following:
- the LOC137257949 gene encoding charged multivesicular body protein 4c-like produces the protein MTTRGRTGVAQRLMFWKRQDEISTEEAIERLRNLQELLSKKTYYLENKIDAETKIALENRVKNKRAALQALRRRKRYEKQLTQVDGTTASLEMQLEALTSASMNVEVAKCLKLTSEAMQRAFGDMTADKVADLRDEVSDMMEDAEEIGGILAQPLGGEEFDDDDLLAELEEMDQNELTDKLCGIQFPSVPTEKVMVKDDKNSAKAKDEEEEEKEELRKLAEWV, from the exons ATGACAACCAGGGGTAGGACGGGTGTCGCACAGAGGCTGATGTTTTGGAAACGACAGGACGAGATTTCCACTGAGGAAGCGATAGAGCGCCTTCGCAATCTGCAAGAACTTCTGTCTAAAAAAACTTATTACCTTGAAAACAAAATTGATGCTGAAACGAAGATTGCATTGGAAAACAGAGTTAAGAACAAGAGAG CTGCACTCCAGGCCTTGCGACGTCGAAAGCGATATGAGAAGCAGCTTACACAAGTGGACGGAACGACGGCGTCACTGGAGATGCAGTTGGAGGCGTTAACATCGGCCTCGATGAATGTCGAAGTAGCAAAGTGCCTGAAGTTAACATCTGAGGCGATGCAACGTGCCTTCGGTGACAT GACAGCGGACAAGGTGGCAGACCTGAGAGATGAGGTGTCTGACATGATGGAGGATGCAGAAGAGATCGGGGGTATCCTGGCACAGCCTCTTGGAGGCGAGGAATTCGATGAC GATGATCTTCTAGCAGAACTTGAGGAGATGGACCAGAACGAGCTCACAGACAAGCTGTGCGGTATCCAGTTCCCATCTGTGCCCACCGAGAAGGTCATGGTAAAAG ACGATAAGAATTCCGCTAAAGCGAAagatgaagaagaggaagaaaaagaagaacTGAGGAAGTTGGCTGAATGGGTGTGA